Proteins from a genomic interval of Papaver somniferum cultivar HN1 chromosome 4, ASM357369v1, whole genome shotgun sequence:
- the LOC113275230 gene encoding influenza virus NS1A-binding protein homolog — MGAGRQTQTTFPFSEGGQKNSSISNPGKMRNLRKIDLGGVIFGCTRHTMKECLSNQIFGLPGVHFSYIKNIEPGLPLFLFNYTDRQLLGIYEAASNGEMNINPYGWSQDGHERTQYPAQVRICVRRQCKPLSENQYRPIIAGNYYTKVHFRFELDHAQTSGLISLFEKLPKPVPVNPQISCPPIWVSKHDKKAENENAWTSVSDGCFAQSDHANIMMGSQTEIPQYSSKGNILQDMNSNLDVNLDWNSSTMQLDRFNLESSSLNAVPSEDKDHQNLQPGLHTVEWGDDEELVVEREQVKCHPTDYEENVAVPCEGKTTSLGFDCEPKVPSFTLDKHEEVTINSSVLQSLMCQLRQEFEELKVQQLQKTSLLEKKLTESQIQVKQLNIRVKELESQLVPSVACVKSSAAKETSKELIDELSLGVNELLFLIGGFDGTSWLSAMDCYSPSSDSMRSLRPMNLVRSYAAASALNGEIYVFGGGDGTSWYDTVESYNPQRNEWTPRPSLTHKKGCLGGVTLHNKIYAIGGGDGVNCYSDVEMFDPVVGTWIRTQSMLHQRFSGAAAELNGVVYASGGFDGDNYLNSVERFDPREVVSWSRIPSMNTRRGCHSLVVLNEKLYALGGYDGSKMISSVEVYDPRMQLWIAHQNMKEPRGYSSAAVVGDTIFAISGLKEGKMVIDTVECYNEGHGWQVSSNLKCAGKRCFSTGLVV; from the exons AAATCTGAGGAAAATTGATCTTGGAGGGGTTATATTTGGTTGTACTCGCCACACCATGAAAGAATGTCTCTCCAACCAGATATTTG GTTTACCAGGTGTACACTTCTCATACATCAAGAACATCGAACCGGGCTTGCCGCTCTTCTTGTTTAATTACACTGACAGACAACTTCTTGGAATCTATGAAGCGGCAAGTAATGGGGAAATGAATATAAACCCATATGGATGGAGTCAAGATGGTCATGAGAGAACACAATATCCTGCACAG GTTCGCATATGTGTCCGAAGGCAATGTAAGCCACTGTCTGAAAACCAATACAGGCCCATAATCGCGGGCAACTATTACACTAAGGTTCATTTCCGTTTTGAACTGGATCATGCTCAGACTAGTGGATTGATTTCCTTGTTTGAAAAATTGCCAAAACCTGTCCCTGTGAATCCCCAAATTTCATGTCCCCCTATTTGGGTTTCCAAACATGATAAGAAAGCTGAAAATGAAAATGCGTGGACATCAGTTTCAGATGGCTGTTTTGCTCAATCAGATCATGCTAATATAATGATGGGGTCTCAAACCGAGATTCCTCAGTATTCATCCAAGGGGAATATTCTTCAAGACATGAACTCCAACCTCGATGTCaatttagattggaattcaagtACTATGCAGTTAGACCGGTTCAATTTGGAGTCGAGTTCCTTAAATGCTGTTCCTAGTGAGGATAAAGACCATCAGAATTTGCAACCTGGCCTACACACAGTTGAATGGGGAGATGATGAGGAACTTGTTGTTGAAAGAGAGCAGGTGAAGTGTCATCCAACAGATTACGAAGAAAATGTTGCTGTTCCTTGTGAGGGTAAAACCACATCTTTGGGATTTGACTGCGAGCCAAAAGTACCATCATTTACTCTAGATAAGCATGAAGAGGTCACAATTAACTCATCCGTTCTCCAGTCTTTGATGTGTCAG CTGAGACAAGAATTTGAAGAACTTAAGGTTCAACAACTACAAAAGACTAGTCTACTGGAAAAGAAATTG ACCGAGTCACAAATTCAAGTTAAACAATTGAATATTCGCGTGAAAGAGCTGGAGTCGCAGTTAGTTCCTTCTGTTGCATGCGTTAAGTCAAGTGCTGCTAAAGAAACATCAAAAGAGTTGATTGATGAACTATCTCTAGGTGTGAATGAGCTGTTATTCCTAATAGGAGGATTTGATGGCACTTCATGGTTGTCGGCTATGGATTGCTATTCACCTTCTAGTGACAGTATGAGATCTCTTAGGCCAATGAACTTAGTCCGCTCATATGCTGCAGCTTCAGCACTAAATGGTGAAATCTATGTATTTGGCGGCGGAGATGGTACTTCGTGGTATGACACAG TTGAATCCTACAACCCACAAAGAAATGAATGGACCCCCCGTCCTTCATTAACTCATAAAAAGGGATGCTTAGGTGGAGTTACTTTGCATAATAAAATATATGCAATTGGGGGTGGAGATGGAGTTAACTGTTACTCAGATGTAGAGATGTTTGACCCAGTTGTTGGAACGTGGATCCGCACTCAATCAATGTTACATCAG AGATTTTCTGGTGCTGCAGCGGAGCTCAATGGTGTAGTTTATGCTAGTGGGGGATTTGATGGGGACAACTATTTGAA TTCTGTTGAACGATTTGACCCAAGGGAGGTAGTTTCTTGGTCTCGGATCCCAAGTATGAATACTAGAAGAGGGTGTCACTCCTTGGTTGTTCTAAATGAGAAACT GTATGCTTTAGGAGGTTATGATGGAAGTAAAATGATTTCAAGCGTGGAGGTGTATGATCCTCGAATGCAATTATGGATAGCACATCAGAATATGAAGGAACCAAGGGGATATTCATCTGCTGCCGTTGTTGGAGACACAATTTTTGCCATCTCAGGGTTAAAAGAGGGCAAAATGGTGATAGATACG GTTGAATGTTACAACGAAGGCCATGGTTGGCAGGTGTCGTCTAACCTGAAGTGTGCAGGGAAGAGGTGCTTCTCTACTGGACTTGTTGTGTAA